The following nucleotide sequence is from Candidatus Zixiibacteriota bacterium.
AAATTGTCGGCTTGTACGCGACTTGGGACGCGGCGTCGGAATGAAGACATACATACCAAAACAGGGCGAGGTCGCGCGCGACTGGTACGTCGTCGACGTGGGCGGTAAGATCTTGGGGCGGACCGCCGCCGGGATCGCCCGCGTGCTGCGCGGCAAGCACAAGCCGCAGTTTACGCCTCACATGGACATCGGTGATTTTGTGGTCGTGGTGAACGCCGCCGAGGTGCGTGTCTCCGGGCAGAAGGAAATCGGCAAGTCGTACTTTCATTACACGGGCTATCCGGGCGGGGCGCGGTTCCGTACGGTCAACGAGACGCGCCAGCGCCGTCCCGAAGATATCGTCATGCATGCCGTGCGCGGCATGCTGCCGAAGAATCGTCTCGGACGTCGGCTGTTGACCAAGCTGAAAGTCTATCCCGGTCCCGAACATCCCCACGCGGCGCAGTTGCCAAAGCCGCTGGAGCTTACGTAGGCAGACCGCACGCAGGACTCTTTCGTCAATCGGATTCTGGAGGAGATTTGGCCGAAGACACATTCTGGGCGACAGGTCGACGCAAGGAAGCCACGGTCCGTGTCGGCATGAAGCGCGGCAAAGGGCAGCACCGCATCAACGGTCTCTCGCTGAAAGACTACTTTCATCGCGAAACACTCGTGATGCTCATCGAGCAGCCGCTGAAACTGGTGGAGGTCGAGGGTCAGGTCGATCTGGTCTGCAGCGCCACCGGCGGCGGCAAATCGGGGCAGGCGGGCGCGATGCTGCTGGGCATCGCCCGCGCGCTGCAGATGATGAATCCCGAATGGCGCGCCAAGCTGAAGAAAGCCGGATTCCTCACACGCGACGCGCGCGAAGTCGAACGCAAAAAGTACGGAATGGTCAAGGCACGGAAGCGCTTCCAGTACTCGAAGCGTTAACCGCGAAGGAACCACGTCAACCGAGGACACAGTGCCGGTTCAATTACAAGAATTGTTGGAAGCGGGGGTTCACTTCGGCCATCAAACGCGCCGCTGGAACCCCAAAATGAAGCCGTTTATCTTCGGCGCACGCAACGGCATCTACATCATCGACCTGCGCAAGACACTCATGTCGCTGGAAAAGGCCTGCCTCAAGGCGCGCGAGGTCGCCGCCGAGGGGCGGCCGATCCTGTTCGTCGGCACCAAGAAACAGGCGAAGGGCGTCATCAATGAAGAATCGCAGCGCTGCGGACAGTACAGCGTGACCGAACGCTGGCTGGGCGGCATGTTGACGAACTTTTCCACGATTCGCCAGTCGATCAAACGCCTCCGCGACCTCGAGACGATGCGTGAAGACGGAACCTTCGAGAAGCTGACCAAGAAGGAACGTCTCAAAAACGAAAAAGAGATCCAGAAGCTCGAGAAAATCCTCGGCGGCATCAAAGACATGGGGCGGCTGCCAGGACTGATCTTTGTCGTCGACACGCGCAAAGAACGCATCGCAGTCAACGAGGCCGGTAAGCTCGGCATTCCCATCATCGCGGTCGTGGACACCAATTGCGACCCCGACCCGATCGATTTCCCCGTCGCCGGGAATGACGATGCCATCAAGTCGATCCGTCTGTTGACTCGCGCCGTATCATCGGCG
It contains:
- the rplM gene encoding 50S ribosomal protein L13, with amino-acid sequence MKTYIPKQGEVARDWYVVDVGGKILGRTAAGIARVLRGKHKPQFTPHMDIGDFVVVVNAAEVRVSGQKEIGKSYFHYTGYPGGARFRTVNETRQRRPEDIVMHAVRGMLPKNRLGRRLLTKLKVYPGPEHPHAAQLPKPLELT
- the rpsI gene encoding 30S ribosomal protein S9 gives rise to the protein MAEDTFWATGRRKEATVRVGMKRGKGQHRINGLSLKDYFHRETLVMLIEQPLKLVEVEGQVDLVCSATGGGKSGQAGAMLLGIARALQMMNPEWRAKLKKAGFLTRDAREVERKKYGMVKARKRFQYSKR
- the rpsB gene encoding 30S ribosomal protein S2, whose amino-acid sequence is MPVQLQELLEAGVHFGHQTRRWNPKMKPFIFGARNGIYIIDLRKTLMSLEKACLKAREVAAEGRPILFVGTKKQAKGVINEESQRCGQYSVTERWLGGMLTNFSTIRQSIKRLRDLETMREDGTFEKLTKKERLKNEKEIQKLEKILGGIKDMGRLPGLIFVVDTRKERIAVNEAGKLGIPIIAVVDTNCDPDPIDFPVAGNDDAIKSIRLLTRAVSSAVMDGTGSRKSKSADGAGNGDTPDFDGKDSDAESDN